In one Nicotiana sylvestris chromosome 8, ASM39365v2, whole genome shotgun sequence genomic region, the following are encoded:
- the LOC138876217 gene encoding golgin IMH1-like has translation MAPGYLAWYRRELEHERPAKRPHILNFTELSQKQWDWLAKERGYRAEISKLKRQVESLKYEHNVQVATDLGEKNRLTQENEMLRAQIEQMRIDVDNQQRSRSDERLIKGLRMEIGECRSESENLENTIAGLEAHWAKRTEKRNQYLQQLKRDHEQTIANLKKKVVTLEDRAAEQARTFEAENRRCHKLLAQMEVEIQQWQNQYLQDSRIFDGPVVENLIEQGKIVLRDEEVPNVTNNPLPAHNNGPLIGMICEDKEFDPALKAIIAIVDVGKKPKAAPKLEKGEKKTSTVKVELEEKVETKTMTMLPAKNEVLYIPRGREVTGELPENTFIERYLDTQELNNATRKCFPPKKPVSVEEAEVFFQKMRMPDYEVVD, from the exons atggcgccaggttaccttgcatggtacagaagagaacttgaacacgaaaggccggctaaaagaccccacatcctgaattttacCGAGttatcacaaaagcagtgggattggttagcaaaagaaagaggctatcgtgCCGAAATCAGTAAATTGAAGCGACAAGTCGAAAGtctaaaatatgagcacaacgtgcaagttgctactgatctgggagaaaagaacaggttgacccaggaaaacgagatgcttaGGGCCCAGATCGAACAGATGAGGATAGACGttgataaccaacaaaggagccggtcggatgaacgattgataaaaggtttaagaatggaaattggggagTGCCGGAGTGAGTCAGAAAATCTTGAAAATACCATAGCAGGACTCGAAGCACACTGGGCAAAAAGAACAGAAAAGCGTAACCAGTACCTGCAGCAGTTGAAAAGGGATCACGAGCAAAccattgccaatttgaagaaaaaggtGGTCACTCTTGAGGACAGAGCAGCTGAGCAAGCCCGAACCTTTGAAGCTGAAAATAGACGTTGCCACAAGCTACTAGcccaaatggaagtagaaattcagcagtggcaaaATCAATATCTCCAAGATTCTCGGATTTTTGACggccc GGTGGTTGAGAACTTAATAGAGCAGGGAAAGATAGTActgagggacgaggaggtcccaaatgtgaccaacaatccgttgcccgctcacaataacgggccattgattggaatgatttgtgaggacaaggaGTTTGATCCTGCCCTAAAAGCTATAATTGCCATCGTCGATGTAGGGAAAAAGCCTAAAGCCGccccgaagctagagaaaggggaaaagaagactagTACTGTCAAGGTTGAGCTCGAAGAGAAAGTCGAGACAAAGACAATGACGATGTTGCCTGCGAAGAATGAAGTTCTTTATATTCCACGAG gcagagaagtcacgggggaacttccGGAGAATACTTTCATTGAAAGATATTTAGacactcaagagttaaacaacgccacacggaaatgcttcccacccaagaagcctgtaagcgttgaagaagcagaagttttcttccaaaagatgagaATGCCtgactacgaagtggtagatTAG